The Cetobacterium sp. ZOR0034 genome segment TATATATTCCCATAGGATTTTATATGCTCTTTTTTATTTTCATAAAATTTATTTTAAAGGGAGAACCAAATGAAAAAACTTACATTACTTTTAACACTTCTAACATCAACTCTATCTTTAGCTAACAGAATAGCTATAATCGGAGCCATGGACTCTGAAATAAAAATCTTACTTTCACAAATGAAAGATGTAAAACAAGAAGAAAAAGCTTCTGTTGTATTTTATAAGGGAAAATTAGAAAATAAAGATGTTGTTGTTTTCAAATCTGGAATTGGAAAAGTTAATGCTGCTATGTCTACAACTATAGCTATGGAAGAGTATGATGTAAATAAAATAATCTTCACAGGAGTCGCTGGAGCAATCAATAACAATTTAAATATAACTGATGTCGTTATATCTGATTATTTAGTTCAACACGACTATGATACGACAGTATTCGGTACTAAAAAAGGTGCTGTTCCTGGATCGATTGATGCCAAGTTCTCTGCTGATAAAAATTTAATCAATGTCGCCAAAACTTCTGCAGAAAAAGTTTTAGGAAAAAATAAAGTTTATGTTGGAACAATCGCTACTGGTGATCAATTTATTGCTGACAAACAAACTGTTCAAGCTCTAGAATCTGATTTTGGTGCATGGGCTGTTGAGATGGAAGGTGCTGCTGTTGCTCACGTTGCTAACCTTTATAAAACTCCTGTTGTTGTTATTAGATCTATGTCTGATAAAGCTGATGGAAGTGCACATATGAACTATAATGATTTCGTTAATATTGCTGCTGATAATTCTGCTAAAATCGTTATCAATATGCTATCACAAATGTAACTGATCAATAAAAATTACACACACTAAACTTAGGAGACTTCTAATGAAAAATAAAATTTTGCTTAGCTTCATACTAATTAATCTCACTGCTTTAGCTACTCTTGATCCTAGCACTGCTATTGAAAAACTAAAGTTAAAAGAGTTATCTAAAACTTATTCAAAAGAAAAGATTCAAAATTCTTTAAAAGGTTATAAAAATATGAAGTCAGAATCGTTGGAATCACTTTCAGACAAAGCCGTTTTAGTTGATCTTAACATCACAACTACAGACCTATTAAATAAAAAAGATTATTCAACAATATCCAATTATGTTGATGATTTCTTAGATATAAATGAAAATAGTTTAGGAAACATATCTGATAAAAACATTCTTGAAAGAATATCAAAAAAATGGTCTACAACCGTACCACCGAAAGATGCTGTTCTTTTGGATAGATTGAACATAGCTCTGGCTAATGGATTGATGACTGGGTATAACTTAAAAAATATCAATGAATACGCAAACTTTAAAAAAGAATTAACTGCTAGTTATGGTCATAATGATATAACTCATGCATTACAGCTGATAGCTCTATTAAAAAGTGAAGATTTAGACGCTAAAATACAACTAGAGCCTAAGACTTCTGCTTTCTTACATAATCCAAATTGGGGTTCACCTAATTATGATCATACTGTTTTACAAGATGGAAAAATCGTTCTTACTCCTACTGAGTATGATTTAAAGTTTGAATTCAAAAATTTAAATGATAAAATTAAATTTACTAAAACTATAGACCGTTACGCTAAAAAAGATTCTAAAGATCAAGAAAAGCTAATCTACAAATCTTGGTGGCAACCATTTGTGCAAACCGACAAGATTGATGGATATAAAATGCTCATCTCTCACCTGGTTAAGAATGATTCTTTTGAGGCTAACATTTTAACTTTACCTACAAATTCTGAAGCTTTCATTAAAGCTATGAAAGATGACTCAAATCTTGAAGTTAAAACTCAAGAAATTTGGGTTAATCCTGCTTTCTATAGATTTATGGAAGGAGACTATAAATAAATTAAAAATTAAAAACCAACGACTGAAAAATAGTCGTTGGTTTTTTACTAATAATTTTCATTCAATTTTCTCTATTACCACTTTCAACGCTTTATCTATAGATTCTAAATTTTCAAATCCAGATTCTATTTTTCCCAAAGGTACTAATCCATTAGAAGTTCTAAAGTCTTTTGTAAAAAATGCTAAATTTCCCCAAGGCGAATAATATGTTAGGTCATAAATTTTTGGCGTACAACTTCCCGGTGAGTTATTTATATTCAATCTTTTCGTCAAATAGCTTATTTTTTCAATTCCGCCATAATTTTCAAATTTTAATTCTAGTGGCAATTGATCTAACAAATCATTAGAAGCACCATTGTTATTTAAAACTACAACTGTCTCCTTGTTCTCAAACTTTAATTTAATTTTATTTGTTGATTGCTCCATACCTAATGCAAATATTGTTAAAAATATCATTTTACATATAACTAAATTTTTTCTCACTAGTCACCCCTTTATTGCCTTTTTATTTCTATAATATACATCTTAGAGTTTACTCTATGTCAATATTTTTATTGTTTTAATTCCAGCAATTATAATAAGCTACTTTATATGTCAACTTAGTCTCTTTAAAATTTCTTATCTTCGTAATTTCTATATTTTTTCTAATTCCTGTAACTCCTGTATATTTCAAATGTTTTAAAGCTTCTAAAGGGGTTGTAAATTCTAAAACAATATTTTCTACTTTATATTTAACAAACTTAAAATTTTTCTTTAATTTTTTCAAGATATCTTGATGATTACTGTATTTTAATCCAACTCCAAAAAAATTTTCTATCTCTAATAAATTTCCATCTACATAAATTGAAAATAATAATCTATCTCCTGCTATTGATATTTTATCTAATAACTGATCTAAATTCTTACTCCATTGAAATACTGAACTTGAAGTTATCAAAGAGTATTTTTTATATTCAAAAGTATCCATATCTTCAATTATAAATTTTGATTTTTCAATCTGTGACACATAATTTTTACTATCACATAAGTCATTTAATATAATATTTTGATATTTTATATGAGATACTAATTTTTTAGAATAGATTCCTGTTCCACATCCAATCTCTAAAATTGTTTCAAACTCTTCATCTTTCTCTAAAAAGCCAATCAACTTTTGAGCAACTTCTTTCTGAACAAAAGCATAATTATCATATGTATTTAAAAATTTATTAAATCTCATTTAAAATATCCACCAACCTACTTAAATTTTTTTCCTCAGCAAAAATAAAATGTTCTCCATCTATTTCATAAATTAAACTGCCATTTTCTGTAAAATATTTTTTTTGATTTTTAGACTTTATTATTCGATCATTTTTAGAGATTATAGATTTTTTTATATAATTTTCTCTTTCTATATAATTATTTATAAAATCTGAAAGTTCAACTTTTAATTCCGAAACATCTTTTTTTTCACCAAAAATAGATATATTTTTATTATCTAGAATTCCCATATTCTTATAGAATCTCTCTAAAGATTTTTTTGTCAAATTTTCAAGAGTATATTTCAACATTCTTTTTGAAATTCCTCTCTCTCCCATCATATGTGGAGTTCCATTAACTCCTACTGCTTCATATTTCTGATAAAAAGGATTTTCCTCTAAAAATTTATTTAAATAATAAACTCCAAATGACCAACCAATAAATACAATTTTATCAAATTTCAAAATAGGCTCTTCATATTTATAAGGATAATTTATATATCTAATCTCCCACTCATCTCCTAAAAAAAGATTTAAATCATTCATTCCCCAACCATTAAAAAACATTATCAATTTCATAGTTTAACTCCTTTACAAACTTTTGAATCATCTCCTTCGTATGAAGTGCTGTTAAACTTACTCTCAATCTAGCTGTTCCTTTAGGGACTGTTGGTTCTTTAATTGGGTATATTAAGTATCCTTTCTCCCTGAGATTTTCAGATATTTTATTTACCCTCTGATTCTCACCTATCACTATACTAATTATGTTTGTACTTGAGATTGTCTCTATCTTATATTCATTCAGTAGATTTCTCATATATATTGATAGTTCTATCAATCTCTTTCTTCTAAAATTAAACTTCTCCATCTTCTCAAGAATAAAAAGATTCCAAGCTACATTTATAGGTGGCAATGCTGTCGTATATATAAATTTTCTTCCTTTATTTATAATGTATTCTTTTGATAATTCATCCATTAAAACATAAGCTCCTATTGAAGAGCCTGCCTTTCCGAGAGGAATAACGACATAGTCAATTAAATCCAAGACATCTGCCTCATAACACTCTCCATATCCTAAAACTCCAAAAGAGTGAGCCTCATCTATCAAAAGCTTAAATCCATATTTACTTTTTAATTGAACTAATTTTTTTATATTCGCTCTATCTCCATCCATACTATAAACAGTTTCTGAGACAACTAGTATATCATCATACTCCGAACTATATTTTTTCAAAATTTCTTCCAAATGATTATAATCTAGATGTCTATATCTTAAAAGTTTTGCCTCTGAAGCTTTTATTCCGGAATATATACTCGAATGATTATATCTATCACTTATAATAAGTGATGTTTTAGAAAAAAGAGTTTCTATCAAACAAGTATTAGCATCATATCCACTATTAAACAAAAGAGTTTTTTTATTATAAATCTTTTCCAATTTTTTTTCTAATTTCATGATTATAGGATAACTCCCTGACAACAATCTTGATGATGATGATGAAAATAACAAATCTTCATCTTTAAATTTTTGAAAAAACTCTCCCCTTAACTCTTTGTCTTCATTTAATCCCAAATAATCATTTGATGAAAAATTAATATATTTTTTATCAGTTAATTTCAAACTTCGATAGTTCTCATCTTTTTTTAATTCTGATAACTCTTTTATAATTCTTTCTTTTTTCATTTAAACCTCAAATCCGATAAATTTATTTAAATATTTATTTTTTATCTCAATTTTTTCTTTTTTCATTAAGTATTCATCTATTGCCTCTAAACAATTCTCTAACATAAAGTCTATCTCGTTTAGCTCAATTGTATATGGTGGCATAAAGTATATTACATCACCTAAAGGTCTAATTATAATTCCCTTTTCAAGTCCTATTTTATAAATTTCATATGTTGCTCTCTCATAAGATTTAAATCGTTCTTTCTTCTCTTTATTCTTTACTAATTCAATGGCACCAATAAAACCAATTTGTCTATACTCTCCAAGATTTTTATGATTTCCAAATATTTCTTTAGCTTTTTTTTCTAAATATTGACCCTTTTTTTCAATCTGCTTCAAAATCTCTTCCTCTTTAAAAATTTTTAATGTTTCAACAGCAACTGAACATCCAAGTGGATTACCAGAATAGCTGTGTGAGTGTAAAAATGCTCCACCTTCTAAATAATCTTTATAAAAAGCATTATATATCTCATCAGTAATAAGGGTTAATGCCATTGGAAAATATCCCGCTGTAAGACCTTTTCCAACGCACATAATATCCGGAGAGATATCTGCATGCTCGCAAGCAAACATTTTTCCTGTTCTTCCAAACCCAACTGCAATCTCATCAGCTATTAAATGAACTCCTTTTTCAATTGTTAGAGCTCTTAATTTTTTCAAATATTTTGGAGAATACATATTCATTCCTGCTGCTCCTTGTACCATCGGCTCTATTATTACTCCTGCTATTTCATCACCATTTTCTTCTAATAACTCCTGCATATGAATAAAACATTCAGCATCACAATTTGCCGGTTTTTTATTCCAACTACATCTATAACAATCTGGACCTTCAACTTTCAGGGCTTCTTTTATAAGCGGTTTATATAACTCTGTAAATAAATTTACATCCGTCACTCCCAAAGCTCCTAAAGTTTCTCCATGATAAGCATTTTTTAAAGATACAAACTTTTTTCTTTTTGTATTACCTTTCTCTTGATGATATTGAAACGATATTTTAAGAGCTATCTCCACAGCTGAAGATCCATTTTCAGAAAAAATAAGTTTCTTTAAACCTTCAGGAGCTACTTCAATTAATCTCTCTCCAAGTTCTATGGCTGGTTCATGTGTAAAATTAGCAAAAATTGCATGTTCTAAACTTTCTATCTGTCTATTTAGAGCTCTATTTATTCTTCCATTACAATGTCCAAAAAGATTTACCCACCAACTTGAGACACAATCCATGTATCTTTTCCCATTTTCATCTATCAAATAAACCCCCTCACCTTTTTTTATAACCATCGGTGGAAGTTTTTCATAATCTTTCATTTGTGAGCACGGATGAAAAATATATTGCAAATCTTTTTTTTGGAGCTGACTCAAACTATTATAATTTAAAAAAAATTTTAATTTTTCTAAATCTATATCTGTTTCTTCTTCATTAATAATTAAATAGTTATCAATTTTTGCTAACGAAACAATCATATCTATATTATCTTTTTCAAAATATTCATTTTTAAATCTATTGAAAACAACTCCTAAAACCGGTATTTTTTCAGCTTTAAGATAACTTAATATTGCTAAAGTGTGATTGATTGTTCCAACTTTTGTATCTGCTACTAACACTACTGGTAATTTTGATTTTTTTATTAAATCTGAATACATATACCCATCTCTATTTAATGGTACACAAACTCCTCCTGCTCCTTCTACAATTAGATATTTGTTATCCAAACATTTTTTTCTTATCTCTTCTAAAATCCTTTCAAAGTCTATTTCAACTTTATCTATCTCTGCTGAAAGATGTGGTGATACTGGTTCAACTAAATTGTAGCTACACATCTCCTCACTGTATTCAACTCCTGCAAACGAACAGACACTTAAAACATCTGGAGCTCTTCCATCAATTGAACCACTCTGTATGGGTTTGTAATAAGTCGCTTCACTGTTTTTTAAAGCTTTAAAAAATAACCCCGCTACATATGTTTTTCCTATATCTGTTCCTGTTCCAACTATAAAAAACCTATCTCTTGAATTCAAAGCCAGCCTCCTTAAATATCATTCTATCTCTTTCAATTGTACTTCCTGTCGTTGTTAAATAATTACCCGTAAGGGCTCCATTAACACCTGATTTTACTCCTAAAATTTCATAATCTTCTAAAAGTTGACGACCTCCTGCATATCTTATAGGAATATTTGGTAAAATTAATCTATAAATCGCTATTGTTTTTACAACTTCTAATGGTGTTAACTCTTCTATTATTTCTAAAGCTAAAGGTGTTCCTTCAATAGGAGTCAAAATATTTATTGGAACCGAATCTACCTCTAATTTTTTCAACTCAAATGCCATTTCTACTCTATCTTTTTTAGTTTCTCCTAATCCTAAAATTCCACCCGAGCAAACTTTCAAACCGGCTTTTTTAGCATTTTTACAAGTTTCTATTCTATCTTCATAAGTATGTGTTGTGCAGGTCTTATCATAAAATTTTCTTGAAGTTTCTAAATTATGATGATACATCTGTACTCCTGAACTTTTAAGTTCTTTTGCCACTTCAAAATCTATTATTCCGTGAGAAGCACATAAATGAAGTGACGTTTCATTTTTCAATTCAAAGTAAATCTCTTTTAATTTTTCTAATTCACATCCCTCACTTAATCCTCTTCCACTCGTAACTAGAGAGAATTTATCAACAAACTTTTCC includes the following:
- a CDS encoding methyltransferase domain-containing protein → MRFNKFLNTYDNYAFVQKEVAQKLIGFLEKDEEFETILEIGCGTGIYSKKLVSHIKYQNIILNDLCDSKNYVSQIEKSKFIIEDMDTFEYKKYSLITSSSVFQWSKNLDQLLDKISIAGDRLLFSIYVDGNLLEIENFFGVGLKYSNHQDILKKLKKNFKFVKYKVENIVLEFTTPLEALKHLKYTGVTGIRKNIEITKIRNFKETKLTYKVAYYNCWN
- the bioB gene encoding biotin synthase BioB, giving the protein MKKTIDRIVNKILEKKDEITFEEAINLIEYDFEKDKDSLKSLLNGANKIREIFHGDIFDLCTIVNAKSGNCSEDCRYCAQSSHYNTAADVYDLMNKKKILELAKDVEEKFVDKFSLVTSGRGLSEGCELEKLKEIYFELKNETSLHLCASHGIIDFEVAKELKSSGVQMYHHNLETSRKFYDKTCTTHTYEDRIETCKNAKKAGLKVCSGGILGLGETKKDRVEMAFELKKLEVDSVPINILTPIEGTPLALEIIEELTPLEVVKTIAIYRLILPNIPIRYAGGRQLLEDYEILGVKSGVNGALTGNYLTTTGSTIERDRMIFKEAGFEFKR
- the bioA gene encoding adenosylmethionine--8-amino-7-oxononanoate transaminase encodes the protein MDLEKLKFFLNYNSLSQLQKKDLQYIFHPCSQMKDYEKLPPMVIKKGEGVYLIDENGKRYMDCVSSWWVNLFGHCNGRINRALNRQIESLEHAIFANFTHEPAIELGERLIEVAPEGLKKLIFSENGSSAVEIALKISFQYHQEKGNTKRKKFVSLKNAYHGETLGALGVTDVNLFTELYKPLIKEALKVEGPDCYRCSWNKKPANCDAECFIHMQELLEENGDEIAGVIIEPMVQGAAGMNMYSPKYLKKLRALTIEKGVHLIADEIAVGFGRTGKMFACEHADISPDIMCVGKGLTAGYFPMALTLITDEIYNAFYKDYLEGGAFLHSHSYSGNPLGCSVAVETLKIFKEEEILKQIEKKGQYLEKKAKEIFGNHKNLGEYRQIGFIGAIELVKNKEKKERFKSYERATYEIYKIGLEKGIIIRPLGDVIYFMPPYTIELNEIDFMLENCLEAIDEYLMKKEKIEIKNKYLNKFIGFEV
- a CDS encoding cyclophilin-like fold protein, translated to MRKNLVICKMIFLTIFALGMEQSTNKIKLKFENKETVVVLNNNGASNDLLDQLPLELKFENYGGIEKISYLTKRLNINNSPGSCTPKIYDLTYYSPWGNLAFFTKDFRTSNGLVPLGKIESGFENLESIDKALKVVIEKIE
- a CDS encoding 5'-methylthioadenosine/adenosylhomocysteine nucleosidase, giving the protein MKKLTLLLTLLTSTLSLANRIAIIGAMDSEIKILLSQMKDVKQEEKASVVFYKGKLENKDVVVFKSGIGKVNAAMSTTIAMEEYDVNKIIFTGVAGAINNNLNITDVVISDYLVQHDYDTTVFGTKKGAVPGSIDAKFSADKNLINVAKTSAEKVLGKNKVYVGTIATGDQFIADKQTVQALESDFGAWAVEMEGAAVAHVANLYKTPVVVIRSMSDKADGSAHMNYNDFVNIAADNSAKIVINMLSQM
- a CDS encoding pyridoxal phosphate-dependent aminotransferase family protein, which gives rise to MKKERIIKELSELKKDENYRSLKLTDKKYINFSSNDYLGLNEDKELRGEFFQKFKDEDLLFSSSSSRLLSGSYPIIMKLEKKLEKIYNKKTLLFNSGYDANTCLIETLFSKTSLIISDRYNHSSIYSGIKASEAKLLRYRHLDYNHLEEILKKYSSEYDDILVVSETVYSMDGDRANIKKLVQLKSKYGFKLLIDEAHSFGVLGYGECYEADVLDLIDYVVIPLGKAGSSIGAYVLMDELSKEYIINKGRKFIYTTALPPINVAWNLFILEKMEKFNFRRKRLIELSIYMRNLLNEYKIETISSTNIISIVIGENQRVNKISENLREKGYLIYPIKEPTVPKGTARLRVSLTALHTKEMIQKFVKELNYEIDNVF
- a CDS encoding pimeloyl-ACP methyl esterase BioG family protein — protein: MKLIMFFNGWGMNDLNLFLGDEWEIRYINYPYKYEEPILKFDKIVFIGWSFGVYYLNKFLEENPFYQKYEAVGVNGTPHMMGERGISKRMLKYTLENLTKKSLERFYKNMGILDNKNISIFGEKKDVSELKVELSDFINNYIERENYIKKSIISKNDRIIKSKNQKKYFTENGSLIYEIDGEHFIFAEEKNLSRLVDILNEI